In Anser cygnoides isolate HZ-2024a breed goose chromosome Z, Taihu_goose_T2T_genome, whole genome shotgun sequence, a genomic segment contains:
- the ALPK2 gene encoding alpha-protein kinase 2 isoform X2 — protein MRSSKVSFPCEKSHRHLPNMEDNMDAKNVFETQENMCCLRGVSENGDDLINFNSMVCVTAGEAEKYCIRQVHSHPTDLITDRRDNCCPKVEDSVSCPPPAVQAREKTGFSRPLTTNALLSEQADTPIVNQNYFTKDESENSGSILEAYPSVSDDFSDDVLEYFECSDVLTAHENEIWEKKLQFLLESGDEDDLKLSKDCDGCAYFLSEMPCLFRVSDNTTPMDTTIGFCGHHSKFKGVNVRRDPSTYSQSTLQTEMTLTVGQHRDKTTSVKDEEKGKVPVASAVIENECLRTEEENNGIGQTDFSTNKPQNMDNVHAKADSFTGGIGTALTNQASETMTENKVDENLLGESSLLLEEGRRNSSEENARHSVSTLTETLTRNLLKLLNPIELCRYVGNIGQSFQAAAEVRESSASFPSQEGGLSAQICEETESLQMQAGLCRTEEADKDCHWEQKKTWGLSEQNQVPDDNVSPRNQGASLKISIQNCDRECMEPEIAKEGILMTCQNAGTIHSASECTEKPLQAKNGSLQTYSQHRAPCDKRQSCRQRVFWEQGKDISSNGNKSKKDISSLPLWDADSVPDKQESLCAVLSSAKLCDEPKEGGQRYGFDSHDGNDRDTLCSVSCDESLFEANPKSVLESGEPGCKGDADLSAVHDKLWKLLHEDDSDYQIPFENWGITSLEVRLTDTKVTEPNSVQETCSDHPLPPDFTEQQEPITQPPIRQRTEKEDCSVSNVLLKTNEACNSASIENFSLTQVVEADGLCISSSTGNKTETASTCISENSIFNTEECLEQKPNQTLIVNNGAVQTTVSREGKLTVNNTFQTCDTDSQRLKNAQSSNLACDKENPACMSDKSHWTTGQLLHTEWNISLINETMTETTDEDAGKDCHFKDCYPARKKLSYFPEEKVIFPSNSSVENTHQFTHEKHSSVNIIHRSYEDNLQEKRNHSELNAQKGTNCSSYHPSKNYETQDFQVVSNTQKYSYPMKLPNLIKTPETITGKNLPQNVHQLTGLEKQEVIFTPSSENPLLTDFFVKVPKYEPSKPGKEQRDIFIGDEQRVETSCDSGVRHVSESQPAVSPHNVSEQHLFFADNTFKFDKELKTDSLKSHTYASGNVTSVSVSTPLPRKVQNEYCTVAKEDCGDISNQMGLQQQTIRETSPFIPVSQSEGSLNSVAAMGCSGTGSNVQTKCTQTAVKGDEKLTKLEAFCIAVQDQIHRVPEENKEEAILCGNKQKIQRTTEYNLDAAKMKSPLHALISSKAQRRIRNSITKLSSPDLITSSKPAEVDCSIKSTEHNKEEVTTSETAVSALVNLPAVDSGDVSLQRQPSYSRTQPHSLALTAYDPFSVSVERPENQEGSKSCQTSPTVAESEPIKCKHTAKSDNLATGAKKKLSSATLSKKPRLEERGDVSKDHSCVKSEANVIHKENRKEQRKLISEKDSKAPKLLKRIQAESFPDCSGNVKLCCQFGDIHGDSTITWTKDSKLLARLQRNAQDDSPVSLAIAKASNKDQGMYYCCLNNIYGKVTAEFNLTSEVLEHLSSFQNFEGVEEIEFMQLMFREDFISDSYFGGNLHGIIATEEFHFGEGMHRRAFRSKVMQGLVPVFSPGHPCVLKVHNAITYGTKSKDDLVQKNYKLALQECYVQNTAREYAKIYAAEAGPLAGFGEVPEIIPIFLVHRPANNIPYATVEEELIGEFVKYSVRDGKEVNFLRRDSEAGQKCCTFQHWVYEKTNGSLLVTDLQDLPSLWGSTSSFTSCASLFHIPFHLLMDKILWDSSHFSCVIPVNNRKDPLKCVGMKLTDVGIATLAKGYKGFKGNCSISFIEQFRALHQCNKYCEMLGLKSLRSTHQKQRKPTSTKSKTLPNSPTIKKTVPKKAREPRDFISSEH, from the exons ATGAGAAGCTCAAAAGTATCGTTCCCATGTGAGAAATCCCACAGACACTTGCCTAACATGGAAGACAACATGGatgcaaaaaatgtatttgaaacacaggaaaatatgTGCTGCCTTAGGGGTGTATCAGAGAATGGTGATGacctaattaattttaatagtaTGGTCTGTGTCActgctggagaagcagagaaatactGCATCAGACAGGTGCATTCCCACCCTACAGATCTAATCACTGATCGCAGAGACAATTGTTGCCCTAAAGTGGAAGATTCTGTTTCTTGTCCACCTCCAGCTGTCCAGGCACGTGAAAAGACTGGGTTCAGTAGACCTCTAACCACGAATGCCCTGTTGAGTGAGCAGGCAGATACTCCCATAGTAAATCAGAATTATTTTACAAAAGATGAGTCCGAAAATTCTGGCAGCATTTTGGAGGCTTATCCAAGTGTAAGTGATGATTTTTCTGATGATGTCCTAGAGTATTTTGAATGTTCAGATGTGCTGACagcacatgaaaatgaaatctgggaaaaaaaattacagtttttattaGAAAGTGGTGATGAAGATGATTTAAAACTGAGTAAGGATTGTGATGGGTGTGCTTACTTCCTCAGTGAAATGCCGTGTCTGTTCCGAGTGTCAGATAACACTACGCCTATGGATACTACCATTGGCTTCTGTGGTCATCACTCAAAATTCAAAGGAGTAAATGTAAGGAGAGACCCCTCTACATACAGCCAGTCAACTTTGCAGACAGAGATGACTCTAACTGTTGGACAACACCGAGATAAAACTACCAGTGTGAAAGACGAAGAGAAGGGTAAAGTGCCTGTCGCATCTGCTGTCATTGAAAATGAGTGTCTCcgaactgaagaagaaaataatggaatTGGCCAGACAGATTTCTCAACCAACAAACCTCAGAACATGGATAATGTACATGCAAAGGCGGACTCCTTTACTGGTGGCATAGGTACTGCTTTGACAAATCAGGCTTCAGAGacaatgacagaaaacaagGTGGACGAGAACTTGCTGGGTGAAAGCTCATTGCTGCTagaggaggggagaagaaatTCATCGGAGGAAAATGCAAGGCATTCTGTCTCTACCTTAACAGAAACTCTAACAAGAAACCTTTTAAAGTTGCTAAACCCTATAGAGCTCTGCAGATATGTCGGTAATATAGGGCAATCTTTTCAGGCTGCTGCGGAGGTGAGGGAATCCAGTGCTTCGTTTCCCAGTCAGGAAGGAGGCCTTTCAGCACAAATTTGTGAGGAGACAGAAAGCTTGCAAATGCAGGCTGGTTTGTGTCGTACAGAAGAGGCGGATAAAGACTGTCATTGGGAACAGAAAAAGACTTGGGGCCTGTCTGAGCAAAATCAGGTGCCAGATGACAACGTCTCACCCAGG aatCAAGGTGCCAGTCTTAAAATCTCTATCCAAAATTGTGATAGAGAATGTATGGAGCCTGAAATAGCAAAGGAAGGCATCCTCATGACTTGTCAGAATGCAGGAACCATCCATTCAGCTTCAGAATGTACTGAAAAGCCATTACAAGCGAAAAATGGAAGTTTACAAACCTATTCGCAACACCGTGCTCCTTGTGATAAGAGACAAAGTTGTCGCCAACGAGTCTTCTGGGAACAAGGGAAGGATATTAGTAGTAATGGCAACAAATCAAAGAAAGAcatttcatctcttcctttATGGGACGCGGACTCTGTTCCTGATAAACAAGAAAGTTTATGTGCTGTTCTCTCTTCTGCAAAGCTATGTGATGAGCCAAAGGAGGGAGGGCAAAGGTATGGTTTTGATTCGCATGACGGCAATGACAGAGatactctctgcagtgtatcaTGTGATGAATCTCTGTTTGAAGCTAATCCCAAGTCAGTTCTGGAATCTGGAGAACCTGGGTGCAAAGGAGATGCCGATTTATCTGCAGTGCATGACAAGCTCTGGAAACTTCTTCATGAAGATGACTCAGACTATCAAATCCCATTTGAAAACTGGGGAATCACAAGTTTAGAGGTAAGGCTGACAGATACCAAAGTCACAGAACCGAACTCTGTGCAAGAGACCTGTTCTGATCATCCTTTGCCCCCAGATTTCACAGAACAGCAGGAACCTATTACACAGCCACCTATTAgacaaagaacagagaaagaagactGCAGTGTCTCTAATGTCctactgaaaacaaatgaagcGTGTAACAGTGCATCCATAGAAAACTTTTCTCTTACACAAGTGGTAGAAGCAGATGGTTTATGTATCAGTTCTAGCACtgggaataaaacagaaacGGCGTCCACTTGTATTTCAGAGAATAGTATCTTCAATACAGAGGAGTGCTTGGAGCAGAAGCCAAATCAAACATTAATTGTCAATAATGGAGCCGTTCAAACAACTGTTTCTCGGGAAGGAAAGCTTACCGTTAATAACACTTTCCAAACATGTGATACAGATtctcaaagattaaaaaatgctCAGAGTAGTAACTTAGCATGCGATAAAGAAAACCCAGCTTGCATGTCAGATAAGTCACACTGGACAACTGGACAATTACTGCATACTGAGTGGAACATATCCTTGATAAATGAGACTATGACTGAGACCACAGATGAAGATGCTGGTAAAGACTGTCATTTTAAGGACTGTTACCcagcaagaaaaaaactgtCATATTTCCCTGAGGAGAAAGTTATTTTCCCCAGTAATTCCTCTGTTGAAAATACCCATCAGTTTACACATGAAAAACACTCTTCTGTTAACATCATACATAGAAGTTATGAAGataatttacaagaaaaaagaaatcactccGAGTTGAATGCACAAAAAGGCACTAATTGTAGCAGTTatcatccttcaaaaaattATGAGACTCAAGATTTTCAAGTTGTTTCTAATACACAGAAATACAGTTACCCAATGAAATTGCCTAATTTAATTAAGACTCCTGAAACCATAACGGGTAAGAATCTACCCCAAAATGTACACCAACTGACAGGATTAGAAAAACAAGAAGTGATATTCACTCCCTCTTCTGAGAATCCccttttaacagatttttttgtaaaagTGCCCAAATATGAACCAAGTAAACcaggaaaagaacagagagaCATTTTCATAGGTGATGAACAAAGGGTTGAAACATCCTGTGACTCTGGAGTTAGGCATGTTTCAGAGAGTCAGCCTGCAGTTTCCCCTCATAACGTGTCtgaacaacatttattttttgctgacaACACTTTTAAGTTTGACAAAGAGTTAAAAACAGATTCTTTGAAAAGTCACACGTATGCCTCTGGGAACGTAACTTCAGTATCAGTTAGTACCCCGCTGCCTAGAAAGGTTCAGAATGAGTACTGCACAGTAGCAAAGGAAGATTGTGGAGACATCAGTAATCAGATGGGTCTCCAGCAACAGACCATAAGAGAAACATCACCATTCATACCTGTAAGCCAGTCAGAGGGCTCTCTTAACAGTGTAGCAGCAATGGGGTGTTCTGGCACAGGAAGTAACGTACAAACAAAATGCACACAAACTGCGGTCAAAGGAGATGAAAAATTGACTAAGTTGGAAGCTTTCTGCATCGCAGTGCAGGATCAGATCCATAGGGTACCTGAAGAAAATAAGGAGGAAGCAATCTTGTgtggaaataaacaaaagattCAAAGAACTACTGAATACAACCTAGATGCTGCTAAAATGAAGTCTCCTTTGCACGCTTTAATTAGCTCCAAGGCTCAGAGGCGGATTAGGAATAGTATCACTAAGCTGTCCTCTCCTGACTTGATCACTTCCAGCAAGCCAGCTGAGGTTGATTGTTCAATTAAGTCTACTGAGCATAATAAAGAAGAAGTCACGACTTCAGAGACTGCGGTAAGTGCTTTAGTTAACTTGCCAGCAGTTGATTCAGGGGACGTCTCTCTTCAAAGGCAGCCATCCTACAGCAGGACGCAGCCACACTCCTTAGCATTGACCGCATATGATCCGTTCTCAGTTAGCGTGGAAAGGCCAGAAAATCAAGAAGGGTCAAAGTCCTGCCAGACGTCACCAACTGTTGCTGAGTCTGAGCCCATCAAATGTAAACACACAGCAAAGAGTGACAATTTAGCTACtggagcaaagaagaaattatcATCAGCAACACTGTCAAAGAAACCCCGactggaggagagaggagatgtCAGCAAGGATCATAGCTGTGTTAAAAGTGAGGCAAACGTGATtcataaagaaaatagaaaagagcaaaggaaaCTAATTTCAGAAAAGGATAGCAAAG CTCCCAAGCTGCTGAAGAGAATCCAAGCAGAGTCATTCCCTGACTGCTCTGGAAATGTTAAGCTGTGCTGCCAGTTTGGAGACATTCATGGGGACTCCACCATTACATGGACTAAAGACTCCAAGTTACTAGCTCGACTGCAGAGAAA tgcccaggATGACTCTCCTGTCTCTTTGGCGATAGCTAAAGCCAGTAACAAAGACCAAGGAATGTATTACTGCTGCTTGAATAATATATATGGAAAGGTAACTGCGGAGTTTAATCTGACTTCTGAAG tCTTGGAACATCTTTCaagttttcagaattttgaaG GTGTGGAAGAAATTGAATTCATGCAGCTCATGTTCAGAGAAGATTTCATCAGTGACAGTTATTTTGGTGGAAACCTGCATGGAATAATAGCTACAGAAGAATTTCACTTTGGTGAAGGCATGCATCGGAGAGCTTTCCGAAGTAAAGTGATGCAAGGCCTGGTACCAGTGTTCAGCCCTGGCCATCCCTGCGTTCTCAAAGTGCACAATGCTATCACATATGGGACCAAGAGTAAGGATGATCTAGTCCAAAAGAACTATAAACTAGCTCTGCAG GAATGCTATGTCCAAAATACTGCAAGAGAGTATGCGAAGATATATGCAGCTGAAGCCGGACCTTTGGCAGGCTTTGGAGAAGTACCAGA GATCATTcctatttttcttgttcatcGCCCTGCTAATAACATCCCCTATGCAACAGTGGAGGAGGAGCTGATTGGGGAATTTGTGAAATACTCTGTCAGAGATGGCAAGGAAGTCAATTTCCTGAGGAGAGACTCAGAGGCTGGCCAGAAGTGCTGCACCTTCCAGCACTGGGTGTATGAGAAAACCAATGGGAGCTTGCTTGTCACTGACCTGCAAG atcTTCCCAGCCTCTGGGGCTCTACCTCTTCCTTCACCAGCTGTGCTTCCCTCTTTCACATTCCTTTCCACCTTCTTATGGACAAAATCCTATGGGACTCATCACATTTCAGCTGTGTAATTCCTGTGAACAACAGGAAGGACCCACTTAAAT GTGTAGGAATGAAGTTAACTGATGTTGGCATAGCAACACTGGCCAAAGG
- the ALPK2 gene encoding alpha-protein kinase 2 isoform X6 has translation MRSSKVSFPCEKSHRHLPNMEDNMDAKNVFETQENMCCLRGVSENGDDLINFNSMVCVTAGEAEKYCIRQVHSHPTDLITDRRDNCCPKVEDSVSCPPPAVQAREKTGFSRPLTTNALLSEQADTPIVNQNYFTKDESENSGSILEAYPSVSDDFSDDVLEYFECSDVLTAHENEIWEKKLQFLLESGDEDDLKLSKDCDGCAYFLSEMPCLFRVSDNTTPMDTTIGFCGHHSKFKGVNVRRDPSTYSQSTLQTEMTLTVGQHRDKTTSVKDEEKGKVPVASAVIENECLRTEEENNGIGQTDFSTNKPQNMDNVHAKADSFTGGIGTALTNQASETMTENKVDENLLGESSLLLEEGRRNSSEENARHSVSTLTETLTRNLLKLLNPIELCRYVGNIGQSFQAAAEVRESSASFPSQEGGLSAQICEETESLQMQAGLCRTEEADKDCHWEQKKTWGLSEQNQVPDDNVSPRNQGASLKISIQNCDRECMEPEIAKEGILMTCQNAGTIHSASECTEKPLQAKNGSLQTYSQHRAPCDKRQSCRQRVFWEQGKDISSNGNKSKKDISSLPLWDADSVPDKQESLCAVLSSAKLCDEPKEGGQRYGFDSHDGNDRDTLCSVSCDESLFEANPKSVLESGEPGCKGDADLSAVHDKLWKLLHEDDSDYQIPFENWGITSLEVRLTDTKVTEPNSVQETCSDHPLPPDFTEQQEPITQPPIRQRTEKEDCSVSNVLLKTNEACNSASIENFSLTQVVEADGLCISSSTGNKTETASTCISENSIFNTEECLEQKPNQTLIVNNGAVQTTVSREGKLTVNNTFQTCDTDSQRLKNAQSSNLACDKENPACMSDKSHWTTGQLLHTEWNISLINETMTETTDEDAGKDCHFKDCYPARKKLSYFPEEKVIFPSNSSVENTHQFTHEKHSSVNIIHRSYEDNLQEKRNHSELNAQKGTNCSSYHPSKNYETQDFQVVSNTQKYSYPMKLPNLIKTPETITGKNLPQNVHQLTGLEKQEVIFTPSSENPLLTDFFVKVPKYEPSKPGKEQRDIFIGDEQRVETSCDSGVRHVSESQPAVSPHNVSEQHLFFADNTFKFDKELKTDSLKSHTYASGNVTSVSVSTPLPRKVQNEYCTVAKEDCGDISNQMGLQQQTIRETSPFIPVSQSEGSLNSVAAMGCSGTGSNVQTKCTQTAVKGDEKLTKLEAFCIAVQDQIHRVPEENKEEAILCGNKQKIQRTTEYNLDAAKMKSPLHALISSKAQRRIRNSITKLSSPDLITSSKPAEVDCSIKSTEHNKEEVTTSETAVSALVNLPAVDSGDVSLQRQPSYSRTQPHSLALTAYDPFSVSVERPENQEGSKSCQTSPTVAESEPIKCKHTAKSDNLATGAKKKLSSATLSKKPRLEERGDVSKDHSCVKSEANVIHKENRKEQRKLISEKDSKAPKLLKRIQAESFPDCSGNVKLCCQFGDIHGDSTITWTKDSKLLARLQRNAQDDSPVSLAIAKASNKDQGMYYCCLNNIYGKVTAEFNLTSEVLEHLSSFQNFEGVEEIEFMQLMFREDFISDSYFGGNLHGIIATEEFHFGEGMHRRAFRSKVMQGLVPVFSPGHPCVLKVHNAITYGTKSKDDLVQKNYKLALQECYVQNTAREYAKIYAAEAGPLAGFGEVPEIIPIFLVHRPANNIPYATVEEELIGEFVKYSVRDGKEVNFLRRDSEAGQKCCTFQHWVYEKTNGSLLVTDLQGVGMKLTDVGIATLAKGYKGFKGNCSISFIEQFRALHQCNKYCEMLGLKSLRSTHQKQRKPTSTKSKTLPNSPTIKKTVPKKAREPRDFISSEH, from the exons ATGAGAAGCTCAAAAGTATCGTTCCCATGTGAGAAATCCCACAGACACTTGCCTAACATGGAAGACAACATGGatgcaaaaaatgtatttgaaacacaggaaaatatgTGCTGCCTTAGGGGTGTATCAGAGAATGGTGATGacctaattaattttaatagtaTGGTCTGTGTCActgctggagaagcagagaaatactGCATCAGACAGGTGCATTCCCACCCTACAGATCTAATCACTGATCGCAGAGACAATTGTTGCCCTAAAGTGGAAGATTCTGTTTCTTGTCCACCTCCAGCTGTCCAGGCACGTGAAAAGACTGGGTTCAGTAGACCTCTAACCACGAATGCCCTGTTGAGTGAGCAGGCAGATACTCCCATAGTAAATCAGAATTATTTTACAAAAGATGAGTCCGAAAATTCTGGCAGCATTTTGGAGGCTTATCCAAGTGTAAGTGATGATTTTTCTGATGATGTCCTAGAGTATTTTGAATGTTCAGATGTGCTGACagcacatgaaaatgaaatctgggaaaaaaaattacagtttttattaGAAAGTGGTGATGAAGATGATTTAAAACTGAGTAAGGATTGTGATGGGTGTGCTTACTTCCTCAGTGAAATGCCGTGTCTGTTCCGAGTGTCAGATAACACTACGCCTATGGATACTACCATTGGCTTCTGTGGTCATCACTCAAAATTCAAAGGAGTAAATGTAAGGAGAGACCCCTCTACATACAGCCAGTCAACTTTGCAGACAGAGATGACTCTAACTGTTGGACAACACCGAGATAAAACTACCAGTGTGAAAGACGAAGAGAAGGGTAAAGTGCCTGTCGCATCTGCTGTCATTGAAAATGAGTGTCTCcgaactgaagaagaaaataatggaatTGGCCAGACAGATTTCTCAACCAACAAACCTCAGAACATGGATAATGTACATGCAAAGGCGGACTCCTTTACTGGTGGCATAGGTACTGCTTTGACAAATCAGGCTTCAGAGacaatgacagaaaacaagGTGGACGAGAACTTGCTGGGTGAAAGCTCATTGCTGCTagaggaggggagaagaaatTCATCGGAGGAAAATGCAAGGCATTCTGTCTCTACCTTAACAGAAACTCTAACAAGAAACCTTTTAAAGTTGCTAAACCCTATAGAGCTCTGCAGATATGTCGGTAATATAGGGCAATCTTTTCAGGCTGCTGCGGAGGTGAGGGAATCCAGTGCTTCGTTTCCCAGTCAGGAAGGAGGCCTTTCAGCACAAATTTGTGAGGAGACAGAAAGCTTGCAAATGCAGGCTGGTTTGTGTCGTACAGAAGAGGCGGATAAAGACTGTCATTGGGAACAGAAAAAGACTTGGGGCCTGTCTGAGCAAAATCAGGTGCCAGATGACAACGTCTCACCCAGG aatCAAGGTGCCAGTCTTAAAATCTCTATCCAAAATTGTGATAGAGAATGTATGGAGCCTGAAATAGCAAAGGAAGGCATCCTCATGACTTGTCAGAATGCAGGAACCATCCATTCAGCTTCAGAATGTACTGAAAAGCCATTACAAGCGAAAAATGGAAGTTTACAAACCTATTCGCAACACCGTGCTCCTTGTGATAAGAGACAAAGTTGTCGCCAACGAGTCTTCTGGGAACAAGGGAAGGATATTAGTAGTAATGGCAACAAATCAAAGAAAGAcatttcatctcttcctttATGGGACGCGGACTCTGTTCCTGATAAACAAGAAAGTTTATGTGCTGTTCTCTCTTCTGCAAAGCTATGTGATGAGCCAAAGGAGGGAGGGCAAAGGTATGGTTTTGATTCGCATGACGGCAATGACAGAGatactctctgcagtgtatcaTGTGATGAATCTCTGTTTGAAGCTAATCCCAAGTCAGTTCTGGAATCTGGAGAACCTGGGTGCAAAGGAGATGCCGATTTATCTGCAGTGCATGACAAGCTCTGGAAACTTCTTCATGAAGATGACTCAGACTATCAAATCCCATTTGAAAACTGGGGAATCACAAGTTTAGAGGTAAGGCTGACAGATACCAAAGTCACAGAACCGAACTCTGTGCAAGAGACCTGTTCTGATCATCCTTTGCCCCCAGATTTCACAGAACAGCAGGAACCTATTACACAGCCACCTATTAgacaaagaacagagaaagaagactGCAGTGTCTCTAATGTCctactgaaaacaaatgaagcGTGTAACAGTGCATCCATAGAAAACTTTTCTCTTACACAAGTGGTAGAAGCAGATGGTTTATGTATCAGTTCTAGCACtgggaataaaacagaaacGGCGTCCACTTGTATTTCAGAGAATAGTATCTTCAATACAGAGGAGTGCTTGGAGCAGAAGCCAAATCAAACATTAATTGTCAATAATGGAGCCGTTCAAACAACTGTTTCTCGGGAAGGAAAGCTTACCGTTAATAACACTTTCCAAACATGTGATACAGATtctcaaagattaaaaaatgctCAGAGTAGTAACTTAGCATGCGATAAAGAAAACCCAGCTTGCATGTCAGATAAGTCACACTGGACAACTGGACAATTACTGCATACTGAGTGGAACATATCCTTGATAAATGAGACTATGACTGAGACCACAGATGAAGATGCTGGTAAAGACTGTCATTTTAAGGACTGTTACCcagcaagaaaaaaactgtCATATTTCCCTGAGGAGAAAGTTATTTTCCCCAGTAATTCCTCTGTTGAAAATACCCATCAGTTTACACATGAAAAACACTCTTCTGTTAACATCATACATAGAAGTTATGAAGataatttacaagaaaaaagaaatcactccGAGTTGAATGCACAAAAAGGCACTAATTGTAGCAGTTatcatccttcaaaaaattATGAGACTCAAGATTTTCAAGTTGTTTCTAATACACAGAAATACAGTTACCCAATGAAATTGCCTAATTTAATTAAGACTCCTGAAACCATAACGGGTAAGAATCTACCCCAAAATGTACACCAACTGACAGGATTAGAAAAACAAGAAGTGATATTCACTCCCTCTTCTGAGAATCCccttttaacagatttttttgtaaaagTGCCCAAATATGAACCAAGTAAACcaggaaaagaacagagagaCATTTTCATAGGTGATGAACAAAGGGTTGAAACATCCTGTGACTCTGGAGTTAGGCATGTTTCAGAGAGTCAGCCTGCAGTTTCCCCTCATAACGTGTCtgaacaacatttattttttgctgacaACACTTTTAAGTTTGACAAAGAGTTAAAAACAGATTCTTTGAAAAGTCACACGTATGCCTCTGGGAACGTAACTTCAGTATCAGTTAGTACCCCGCTGCCTAGAAAGGTTCAGAATGAGTACTGCACAGTAGCAAAGGAAGATTGTGGAGACATCAGTAATCAGATGGGTCTCCAGCAACAGACCATAAGAGAAACATCACCATTCATACCTGTAAGCCAGTCAGAGGGCTCTCTTAACAGTGTAGCAGCAATGGGGTGTTCTGGCACAGGAAGTAACGTACAAACAAAATGCACACAAACTGCGGTCAAAGGAGATGAAAAATTGACTAAGTTGGAAGCTTTCTGCATCGCAGTGCAGGATCAGATCCATAGGGTACCTGAAGAAAATAAGGAGGAAGCAATCTTGTgtggaaataaacaaaagattCAAAGAACTACTGAATACAACCTAGATGCTGCTAAAATGAAGTCTCCTTTGCACGCTTTAATTAGCTCCAAGGCTCAGAGGCGGATTAGGAATAGTATCACTAAGCTGTCCTCTCCTGACTTGATCACTTCCAGCAAGCCAGCTGAGGTTGATTGTTCAATTAAGTCTACTGAGCATAATAAAGAAGAAGTCACGACTTCAGAGACTGCGGTAAGTGCTTTAGTTAACTTGCCAGCAGTTGATTCAGGGGACGTCTCTCTTCAAAGGCAGCCATCCTACAGCAGGACGCAGCCACACTCCTTAGCATTGACCGCATATGATCCGTTCTCAGTTAGCGTGGAAAGGCCAGAAAATCAAGAAGGGTCAAAGTCCTGCCAGACGTCACCAACTGTTGCTGAGTCTGAGCCCATCAAATGTAAACACACAGCAAAGAGTGACAATTTAGCTACtggagcaaagaagaaattatcATCAGCAACACTGTCAAAGAAACCCCGactggaggagagaggagatgtCAGCAAGGATCATAGCTGTGTTAAAAGTGAGGCAAACGTGATtcataaagaaaatagaaaagagcaaaggaaaCTAATTTCAGAAAAGGATAGCAAAG CTCCCAAGCTGCTGAAGAGAATCCAAGCAGAGTCATTCCCTGACTGCTCTGGAAATGTTAAGCTGTGCTGCCAGTTTGGAGACATTCATGGGGACTCCACCATTACATGGACTAAAGACTCCAAGTTACTAGCTCGACTGCAGAGAAA tgcccaggATGACTCTCCTGTCTCTTTGGCGATAGCTAAAGCCAGTAACAAAGACCAAGGAATGTATTACTGCTGCTTGAATAATATATATGGAAAGGTAACTGCGGAGTTTAATCTGACTTCTGAAG tCTTGGAACATCTTTCaagttttcagaattttgaaG GTGTGGAAGAAATTGAATTCATGCAGCTCATGTTCAGAGAAGATTTCATCAGTGACAGTTATTTTGGTGGAAACCTGCATGGAATAATAGCTACAGAAGAATTTCACTTTGGTGAAGGCATGCATCGGAGAGCTTTCCGAAGTAAAGTGATGCAAGGCCTGGTACCAGTGTTCAGCCCTGGCCATCCCTGCGTTCTCAAAGTGCACAATGCTATCACATATGGGACCAAGAGTAAGGATGATCTAGTCCAAAAGAACTATAAACTAGCTCTGCAG GAATGCTATGTCCAAAATACTGCAAGAGAGTATGCGAAGATATATGCAGCTGAAGCCGGACCTTTGGCAGGCTTTGGAGAAGTACCAGA GATCATTcctatttttcttgttcatcGCCCTGCTAATAACATCCCCTATGCAACAGTGGAGGAGGAGCTGATTGGGGAATTTGTGAAATACTCTGTCAGAGATGGCAAGGAAGTCAATTTCCTGAGGAGAGACTCAGAGGCTGGCCAGAAGTGCTGCACCTTCCAGCACTGGGTGTATGAGAAAACCAATGGGAGCTTGCTTGTCACTGACCTGCAAG GTGTAGGAATGAAGTTAACTGATGTTGGCATAGCAACACTGGCCAAAGG